The DNA region GAACAGGCCACGCCATCCATGCGCTCCGAGATCCACCGGGTGCACACCGGCCAGCGATCCGTTGCGCTTGCCGATCGCGGTACGTACAGCGTCGATGACATACGCCTCAGCCATGGGTGTTCTCCTTGCTTGTTGGTCCGGCGGTTATCCCGCCGAGGACGATCGAGAGGTATTGCTGGCCCACCTGCTGGGCGGTCAGCGGCCCACCCGGCTGATACCAGCGGACCGAGACCCATGTGGTGTCACGGATGAATCGGTACACCAGGTCGACGTCGACATCGGGTCGAAAATAGCCCTCGGTGATGCCCTGGGTCAGTACGTCGACCCACATCTTGCGCTGCTCCTTGTTGCGCTCCTCGACGTAGCCGAAGCGTTCCTGAGAAGACAGCCGCTTGGCCTCGTCCTGGTAGATCACCACCTCGGAGTGGCGGGTCTCGATCGCCTCGAAAGAGGCCATGAAGAGACCCTTGAGACGCTCCAGCGGGTTGGATTCGGTGTCGATGATCTGCTGGTAGCGCTCGAACAGCCAGTCCAGGAAGTTGCGCAGGACCTCGTCGACCATCGCCTCTTTCGACGAGAAGTGGTGGTAGAGGCTGCCCGACAGGATGCCGGCCGAGTCGGCGATGTCGCGCACGGTGGTGGCCCGCAACCCGCGCTCGGCGAACATCGTCGCGGCGAGTGCGAGTAGTTCGTCGCGGCGGGTGATGGCCGGGGTGGCGGCCGCCTGGGCCGGGCGCTGCCCACTCATGGGTGTTGGCTCGACACCGAGATCACTTCTCCGGTCAGATAACTGGAATAGTCACTGGCCAGGAACGCGATGGTGGCCGCAACCTCCCAGGGTTCGGCTGCCCGACCGAATGCTTCCCCTTCGGCCAGCCGGTCGAGAAGCTCAGAGCTGCTCGTCTTCTCCAGGAACTTGTGTCGCGCGATGCTGGGCGAGACCGCGTTGATCCGCACCCCGAAGTCGACGGCCTCGATCGCGCTGCACCGGGTCAGCGCCATCACGCCGGCTTTGGCTGCGGCGTAATGCGATTGGGAATGCTGCGCGCGCCAGCCCAGCACGCTGGCATTGTTGACGATCACCCCACCGTGGGGGGCATCACGGAAGTACCGCAACGCGGCGCGGGTCGCTCTCATCACCGACGTCAGCGTCACGTTGAGCACACGATCCCACTCGTCATCGGTCATGTCGACGACCGGAGTCTGCCCACCCAGACCGGCGTTGTTGACCAGAACGTCGATGCGTCCGGCCTTTTGGACGGTCTGGGTGATCAACGCATCGACCGCCTCGGTGGATGTGACATCACAGACCACCGAGTCGACCTTGCCGAGACCGAGCGCGCTGAGTTCGTCGCGGGTCTGCGTGAGCCGGCGCTCGTGGTAGTCGGAGATGACGATGTCGGCACCCTCGAGCAGCGCACGGCGGGCCGTCGTGGACCCGATGCCGGTGCCGGCGGCGGCGGTCACCAGCACAACCTTGCCCTTGAGAAGGCCGTGGCCCTCGATCTCGGCGGGCGCGACGGAAAGATCGGTCATCAGGGTCGGGCCTCCCGGGGCAAGCCGAGCACGCGCTCGGCGATGATGTTGCGCTGAATCTCGTTGGAGCCACCGTAGATGGTGTCCGAGCGGGAGAACAGGTACAACCGCTGCCACTCGTCGAACTCGCCGTCGGGCAAGCTCAGCCCGGCCATCCCTTCGACATCCATCGCGATCTCCCCTAGTTCACGATGCCAGTTGGCCCACAACAACTTCGACACGTTATCCATCCCCGGCTGCTCCACATCCATGGTGGCCAGCGCATACGATCGCATCGTCTTGAGCCCGGCCCACGAGCGCGTCAATCGCTCGCGGATCAGCGGGTCTGCGGCGGCGCCGGTGCGCTTGGCCAGTTCCACCAGGTT from Mycobacterium sp. SMC-4 includes:
- the kstR2 gene encoding TetR family transcriptional regulator KstR2 produces the protein MSGQRPAQAAATPAITRRDELLALAATMFAERGLRATTVRDIADSAGILSGSLYHHFSSKEAMVDEVLRNFLDWLFERYQQIIDTESNPLERLKGLFMASFEAIETRHSEVVIYQDEAKRLSSQERFGYVEERNKEQRKMWVDVLTQGITEGYFRPDVDVDLVYRFIRDTTWVSVRWYQPGGPLTAQQVGQQYLSIVLGGITAGPTSKENTHG
- the ipdF gene encoding (5R,7aS)-5-hydroxy-7a-methyl-1-oxo-2,3,5,6,7,7a-hexahydro-1H-indene-carboxyl-CoA reductase encodes the protein MTDLSVAPAEIEGHGLLKGKVVLVTAAAGTGIGSTTARRALLEGADIVISDYHERRLTQTRDELSALGLGKVDSVVCDVTSTEAVDALITQTVQKAGRIDVLVNNAGLGGQTPVVDMTDDEWDRVLNVTLTSVMRATRAALRYFRDAPHGGVIVNNASVLGWRAQHSQSHYAAAKAGVMALTRCSAIEAVDFGVRINAVSPSIARHKFLEKTSSSELLDRLAEGEAFGRAAEPWEVAATIAFLASDYSSYLTGEVISVSSQHP